A part of Leptospira congkakensis genomic DNA contains:
- a CDS encoding LytR/AlgR family response regulator transcription factor, which translates to MRILIVEDETVAARGLERMIREILGSKVSSLRIEKSLIGSQCFIEENEIDLLFLDLNLDGDIGFDLLKETSAASFLTIITSGNTTEAIKAFEYGVLDFVPKPITKERILKAVQKFYANRQGIKTKYIGIKQENDLNLIATKDVLYVQSFDKRIKVFQKNGKMFVHNKSLDSITRILPSYFFRIHRSYVVNSKQIKKIITSAGGSYQIELTTGVKLKMGRSYYKELKSKL; encoded by the coding sequence TTGAGAATATTAATTGTAGAGGATGAAACTGTTGCTGCCAGAGGGTTAGAACGTATGATACGTGAGATTCTTGGTTCAAAAGTTTCTTCTCTGCGTATTGAAAAAAGTTTGATTGGTTCACAATGTTTCATTGAAGAGAATGAAATTGATTTATTGTTTTTGGATTTGAATTTGGATGGAGACATTGGATTTGATCTGTTAAAAGAAACATCGGCAGCCTCCTTTTTGACCATAATCACTTCTGGAAATACAACAGAAGCTATCAAGGCTTTTGAATATGGTGTTTTGGATTTTGTTCCGAAACCGATTACTAAGGAACGAATCTTAAAGGCAGTTCAAAAGTTTTATGCCAATAGGCAGGGTATCAAAACTAAATATATTGGAATCAAACAAGAAAACGATTTAAACTTGATTGCAACAAAGGATGTACTATACGTTCAATCATTCGATAAACGAATCAAGGTTTTTCAAAAAAATGGGAAAATGTTTGTGCATAACAAAAGTTTAGATTCGATTACTCGTATTTTGCCGAGTTATTTTTTCAGGATCCATCGTTCTTATGTTGTCAATAGCAAACAAATTAAAAAAATCATTACTTCTGCTGGTGGTTCCTACCAAATTGAGCTCACCACTGGGGTTAAACTCAAGATGGGAAGGAGTTATTATAAAGAGTTAAAATCTAAATTGTAA
- a CDS encoding 7TM diverse intracellular signaling domain-containing protein has translation MEILTLTPDKNLSFEEVRKTNLFSESKSLSPNFGFTKNIYWVRFELQNESNERDWYIHVSYPLLDKIEFYEMKEKTWKQVVTGDSYVFSQRPLEEKSFIFPIKLYPKRSNVYYFRFESEGTVQFPISVYSHVRFLKLKEKENLSLGIYYGILFVLVIYNLILLFMLRDFGYLYYLLYISLYGLSQSVLNGLAYQIFWPNSPHWANISLPFVGGFSLFWGLQFTRSFLNTKKNTPTWDKIIFVLMGLMLFLMLSSFVFSYYVNIYLLATLVMLFAVSVFLVAIVCWDKGYKPARYFLIAWVALLFGVGIYSLKGFGILPANIVTEYGLQAGSAIEMCLLSLGLAYKIKLANSEKNKAERRMVSYKVKLQDAKLVSSRLEVELLKNNIHPHFLLNSINATIIWLDEDPETAKQLLTALSDELRAILKLTNKKTISVSEEVSICKRYLEIMSLRKESKFEFKTEGVSSKDMIPPIVLLTLVENGVTHGYQGKNSGVFTLKKKKDKNKTKYILFNDGLPTTKSDSLGTGIKYIKSRLQEAFPNKWDFSSKVVTGGWENTITVLE, from the coding sequence ATGGAAATCCTCACTTTAACTCCGGACAAAAACTTAAGTTTTGAAGAAGTAAGAAAAACTAACTTATTTTCCGAAAGTAAGTCTCTTTCTCCAAATTTTGGATTCACTAAAAATATCTATTGGGTTCGATTTGAACTTCAAAATGAATCGAATGAACGTGATTGGTACATTCATGTATCCTATCCATTACTTGATAAAATAGAATTTTATGAAATGAAAGAAAAAACTTGGAAACAAGTGGTTACTGGGGACTCTTATGTTTTTTCGCAGAGACCACTTGAAGAAAAAAGTTTTATTTTTCCGATCAAACTTTATCCCAAAAGGAGTAATGTTTACTACTTTCGATTTGAGAGTGAAGGAACGGTTCAGTTTCCTATTTCCGTATATTCTCATGTAAGATTTTTAAAACTGAAAGAAAAGGAAAACTTATCTCTTGGAATTTACTACGGGATTTTGTTTGTACTTGTTATTTATAATCTTATTCTTCTGTTTATGTTAAGAGATTTTGGGTATTTGTATTATCTTTTGTATATTAGTTTATATGGTTTGTCTCAATCGGTTTTAAATGGATTGGCATATCAAATTTTTTGGCCGAACTCTCCTCATTGGGCAAATATCAGTTTGCCTTTCGTGGGTGGATTTTCTTTGTTCTGGGGTTTGCAGTTTACTAGAAGCTTTTTAAATACAAAAAAAAATACACCTACTTGGGATAAAATCATCTTTGTACTAATGGGGTTGATGTTGTTTTTAATGTTATCCTCTTTTGTATTTTCCTATTACGTAAATATATATTTATTAGCTACTCTTGTAATGTTGTTTGCTGTTTCGGTGTTTCTTGTTGCCATTGTTTGTTGGGATAAAGGTTACAAACCAGCTAGGTATTTTTTAATCGCTTGGGTTGCTCTTTTGTTTGGAGTTGGGATCTACTCTTTGAAGGGATTTGGAATTTTGCCAGCCAATATTGTAACTGAATATGGTTTGCAGGCTGGATCAGCCATAGAGATGTGTTTACTTTCTTTAGGGCTTGCCTATAAAATAAAACTGGCAAACTCGGAGAAAAATAAAGCCGAACGTAGAATGGTTTCTTATAAAGTCAAACTTCAGGATGCAAAATTGGTTTCCTCTCGGTTAGAAGTTGAATTATTAAAAAACAATATTCATCCTCATTTTTTACTAAATTCAATCAACGCAACCATCATTTGGTTGGATGAAGATCCTGAAACGGCAAAACAGTTGTTAACTGCTCTTTCTGACGAATTAAGGGCAATATTGAAATTAACAAACAAAAAAACAATTTCTGTTAGTGAAGAAGTAAGTATTTGTAAACGTTATTTGGAGATTATGAGTCTTCGCAAAGAATCTAAGTTTGAATTCAAAACAGAGGGAGTGAGTTCTAAGGATATGATCCCTCCTATTGTTCTTTTGACATTGGTTGAGAATGGTGTAACTCACGGGTATCAAGGTAAAAATTCTGGAGTTTTTACTTTAAAGAAAAAGAAAGATAAAAATAAAACCAAATACATTCTATTTAATGACGGGCTTCCTACAACAAAATCAGATTCGCTTGGAACAGGCATTAAATATATAAAATCTAGGTTACAGGAAGCCTTTCCAAATAAATGGGACTTTAGTTCCAAAGTGGTTACGGGTGGCTGGGAAAACACAATCACAGTTTTGGAGTGA
- a CDS encoding MBL fold metallo-hydrolase — translation MFQHLIFILSLIFLTLSCQVTSHQVKPFVLEKVSAEMPLSPKPKNWVEFQVVKAADWEASLAGLLDLDDPKAKAAGLKDRLEPIAIYFYLIKHPKYGTYMIDSGIGESFTKGKDDFPINSIVESQMHFAKLKIFETTKTYLSKNKIDVKGVFFTHLHLDHTLGASELERSVPFYVGPGEVTSKQFINLFVQGSTNRLLGKNPNLFQLDFGKEPNEIGILDFFGDESFFVFSVPGHTPGSLAFYIPSKDGSHLVLGDSSHTRWGWQEGVTPGAFTSDHKLNQKSLDFLKRVEESNKPKFVYPGHQERILTSVKK, via the coding sequence TTGTTTCAGCACCTAATCTTCATTCTTTCTCTTATTTTTCTGACCCTTTCTTGTCAGGTAACTTCTCATCAGGTAAAACCCTTTGTTTTGGAGAAGGTGAGTGCCGAAATGCCACTTTCTCCAAAACCTAAAAACTGGGTTGAATTTCAAGTGGTCAAAGCAGCGGATTGGGAAGCATCACTTGCGGGACTTTTGGATTTGGACGATCCTAAGGCAAAAGCTGCTGGTTTAAAAGATCGTTTAGAACCTATTGCAATTTATTTTTACCTTATCAAACACCCAAAATACGGAACCTATATGATTGATTCTGGGATAGGAGAAAGTTTTACTAAGGGGAAGGATGATTTTCCAATCAATTCTATAGTGGAATCTCAGATGCATTTTGCGAAACTCAAAATCTTCGAAACAACCAAAACCTATCTGAGCAAAAACAAAATAGATGTAAAAGGAGTCTTTTTTACCCATTTACATTTGGATCATACACTTGGAGCCTCAGAACTAGAAAGGTCTGTTCCTTTTTATGTGGGACCTGGGGAGGTTACTTCCAAACAATTTATCAATCTCTTTGTCCAAGGTTCCACCAATCGTTTGTTAGGAAAAAATCCAAATTTATTTCAACTCGATTTTGGCAAAGAACCAAATGAAATTGGTATTTTGGATTTTTTTGGAGATGAAAGTTTTTTTGTGTTTTCTGTTCCAGGCCATACACCAGGAAGTTTAGCTTTTTATATTCCATCAAAAGACGGATCTCATTTGGTGCTAGGTGATTCTAGTCATACGAGATGGGGATGGCAAGAAGGAGTCACTCCTGGTGCTTTTACCTCAGATCATAAACTCAATCAAAAAAGTTTAGACTTTTTGAAGAGAGTGGAAGAATCCAACAAACCTAAGTTTGTTTATCCAGGCCATCAGGAAAGAATTTTAACTTCAGTAAAAAAATAG